The Deinococcus aquiradiocola genome segment GTGGAGGAGGGCAGCGACCTGCTGCTCGGCGTGCACATCGTCGGGCCGCACGCGAGCGACATGCTCGGCGAGGCGAGCCTCGCACTCGAGATGGCCGCCACCGCCAGCGACGTGGCCCTCACCATCCACGCGCACCCCACCCTGGGCGAGAGCGTGCTGGAGGCCGCCGAGGCCGTGCACAAGCAGGCGATCCACATCATCAACCGCTGACGCGCAACCTGAACGGCAGGTGCCGTACCCGTCCGCGTGCCTTCCGGGGTACGCTGGACGGGTATGTCACTCGTCGTGCTCATCACTGTTCCTGAAGATCAGGCGCGCGACCTGGCCCGCACCCTCGTCCGCGAGCGGCTGGCAGGCAGCGTCAACGTGCTCTCAGGCAGCCACTCCGTGTACGTGTGGGAGGGCGACGTGTCCGAGGACACCGAATCGCTTCTGCTCGTCAAGACCACCCGCGAACGCTACGGGGCCCTGCAGGCGCGCGTGCGGGAACTGCACCCGTACCAGATTCCGGAAATCCTGGCGCTGGATACCGTGCAGGAACTCCCGGAGTTCAGCGCGTGGCTGCGGGGCGTCCTGCCCGTATGACCTGAGCCGGATTCTGACGGGAGCCCGTGGCGCACGTGTTCGAGCAGAGCGGGGAGGACTGAACCGGACGGAACCCGCGTGACCTGGCGTGACGGGTGTGGTCAGGGGCCGAGCAGGATTGCGAGGGCGTCCACGGTGCGCCAGTTGCGGACCGTGACCTGTACGCCCAGCCGCCGCTCCAGCGTCCCGTGATCCAGGCGCGTGCGCGCCATGCCGTTCGGGAGGTGCAGGTACAGCGTCCGGCCCGACAGCGTCCAGTCGTCCGGGCCGCGCGGCACGGCCAGCAGCGAGGCGAGCCCCTCGGCGTCCGGCTCGCTGCTCAGGCACGCGAGGTGGACGCGCGTGCCGTCCGCGAGTGCCTGCGCGTGGTACGGGTTGCCGTGCCGGGCGGCCAGCCACTCCTCGCGCGTCCGGAGCGTCACGCCGACCGGGAAGCCGAACGCGTCCGCCAGTGCGCCCTCCAGGGTGCCGGCGTCCGGGCAGTGCGCGCGGAACACCACGTTCCCGCTCTGCACGTGCGTCCGCGCGTCCTGCAGGTCCAGGCCCGCCAGGACGGCCTTCAGGGCGGGCATCGTGACGCGCCGGTGCCCGCCCACGTTGATGCCGCGCAGGAGGGCCACGTGCAGCGGGGCCGGGCGGGTGGCGGGCGGGACGGGCGGCCGGGAGGGGAGAGGCATACCCTCCCATTGTGCCCGCCCCTGTGATTGCGCCCGCCTCGCGTGCGGCGGGACGTGCGGGCCGGGGCGCGCATGGTGAGCTGGCTTCCGGCACGCCCGCCGCGCCCGCCGCACACTGAAGACATGACCGCCCCCCTCAGCACCCTCACCGATTCCGCCACCCTGCCGCGCATCACGGTCGACATCTGGTCCGACATCGCCTGCCCGTGGTGCTACATCGGCAAGCGCCGCTTCGAGCAGGCGCTCGGCCAGTTCCCGCAGGCCGCGCAGGTGGACGTCGTGTGGCACAGCTTCGAACTCGACCCGACCGCGCCCGCCGTGAACCCCGTCGGCATGCGCGACGGGCTCGCCATGAAGTACGGCACCAGCACCGACAAGGCCCAGGGCATGCTGGACAGCATGACCGCCACCGCCGCGCAGGAAGGCCTGGAGTACCACTTCGAGCGCGCCAGCCTCGCCAACACCTTCCAGGCGCACCAGGTCATTCACCTCGCCGCCCGGCACGGCCTGCAGGACGCCATGAAGGAACGCCTCCTGAAGGCGTACATGACGGAAGGCGAGACGCTCAGCGACACGGACACCCTGGTGCGCCTCGCCGGGCAGGTCGGGCTGGACGCGCAGGAGGTCCGGGACGCGCTGGACGCCCAGACGTACGCGCAGGCCGTCCGGCAGGACGAGGCGCAGGCCCGCGCGTACGGCATTCAGGGCGTGCCGTTCTTCGTGCTGGGCGGCAAGTACGGCGTGTCCGGCGCGCAGGACCCCGCCACGCTGCGCGGCGCGCTGGAACAGGTGTGGAACGAGATCGCGCCCCAGCCCGCCCCGCTGCAGCTGCTCGGCACGCCGGACGCCGCCGACGGCTGCGAGGACGGCTCCTGCGCCGTGCCCAGCCTGAAGGACTGACCCTCCGCCACCCAGACCGACCCGCTCAGGCCGCCCGGACCACCGTCCAGGGCGGCCTGCCTGCTGTCCTGAAACCGGGCCGAGCTGAACGCCTGGAGTTCAGCCGGGCGAAGCGAGCACCAGCAGTCCGGTCTGGAGGAGATGGAAGGGATGCCGGTGCTGGTTCCGGCCTCCCTTTCTCCGGCTCAGCACCGTATGACACTGTGTCTCTTGTGCGTCCAGCACGCCGAAAACTAAGATGAAGTCCTCACAGGCGTTCCGGTCCGTCAGGGGTGCAGCCACCATACGCCCGGCCGGACGGAACCCGCATCACAGGAGGGCGTCATGCCAGAAGCACACCCGGACACGCACGAGGTCATCCAGCAGAACCGCGACCACACCCTGTTCTCGTGGAGCGTGCAGACGCAGACGAACCCCATCCACATGACGGGCGGCAAGGGCAGTCACTTCTATGACGGGGACGGCAACACGTGGCTGGACTTTTCCAGCCAGCTCATCAACATCAACGTCGGGCATCAGCACCCGGCCGTCCTGAACGCCATCAAGGCGCAGGTGGACACCATGTGCTTCGCCGGACCGAGCTTCGCCACCGACGTCCGCGCGACCCTGGGCAGGAAGCTGCGCGAGGTGACGGGCCTCGGCAAGAGCTTCTTCACGCTGGGCGGCAGCGAAGCGAACGAGAACGCCATGAAGATCGCCCGCCTGTACACCGGCCGCGACAAGATCATCACCCGTTACCGCAGCTACCACGGCGCCACCATGGGCAGCATGACCGCCAGCGGCGACCCCCGGCGCTGGCCCGTCGAGCCGGGCGTGCCCGGCATCGTCCGCGCCTTCGACCCGTACTGCTACCGTTGCCCCTTCGGTCAGCAGGTGGACAGCTGCAAACGCGAGTGCGTGTCCCACATCGAGGAGATCATCCAGATGGAAGGGCCGCACACCATCGCCGCCATCATGGTCGAGGGCATCACCGGCAGCAACGGCCTGCTCGTCCCGCCCGACGACTACTACCCCAAGCTGCGCGCATTGTGCGACAAGTACGGCATCCTGCTGATCGACGACGAGGTCATGAGCGGTTTCGGACGCACCGGCACGTGGCTCGCCACGCAGCACTACGGCATCAAGCCCGACATCGTCACCTGCGCCAAGGGCCTCACCAGCGGATACATGCCGCTCGGCGCGGTCGTCGTCACGGACGCCATCGCGGAGTACTTCGAGACGCACTTCCTGGCGGGCGGCCTCACGTACAGCGGCCACCCCGTCTCGCTGGCCGCCGCCGTCGCCAACCTGCAGGTGTACGAGGACGAGCACCTCTTCGAGCACACCCGTGAACTGGGCGCGTACCTGGGCCAGCGCCTGGAAGCCATGAAAGCCCGGTACGCCTGCGTCGGCGACGTGCGCTACAAGGGCCTGTTCAGCGTGCTGGAACTCGTGAAAGACAAGGTGACCAGGGAGCCGCTCGCCCCCTTCAACGGCACCTCGCCCGAGATGGGCCGACTGGCCGCGCACATCAAGAGCAAACACGTGTACGCCTACAGCCGCTTCAACTTCCTGTGGGTCTGTCCGCCCCTCGTGGTGACCAGAGAAGAACTGGACGCCGGGCTGGCCGTGTACGAGGAAGCCCTCGCGCTCGTGGATCAGCTGATCGGCGCGCCCGTCGCCGCCGACTGACGCCGCCCGTCCCGCTCTGCCTCACCGCTTACCACCCAGGAGTTCCCATGACTGACACCGCTATCAAACCCGCGCCCATCAACCACTGGCTGAACGGCAAGCTGACGCCCGGCACGTCGGGCCGCAGCGCCCGGGTGTTCAACCCCGCGACAGGCGAAGTGCAGGGCCTCGTGGACCTCGCCAGCGTGGAAGAGATCGGCGCGGCCGTGGAGGCCGCCACGGCCGCCGCCGCCAGATGGCGGACCGTGCCGCTCAGCAGGCGCGCCGAGATCATGTTCCGCTTCCGGGCGCTGCTGGACGCGGGCCGTGACGACCTGGCCCGCATCCTGACGCGCGAGCACGGCAAGGTGCACGCGGACGCGCTGGGCGAGATCGCGCGCGGCATCGAGAACGTCGATTTCGCGTGCGGCATCCCGAACCTGCTCAAGGGCGGGTACTCCGAGGGGGCGAGTACCGGCGTGGACGTGTACAGCATCCAGCAGCCGCTCGGTGTGGTGGCGGGCATCACGCCGTTCAACTTCCCGGCGATGGTGCCGCTCTGGATGATTGCGAATGCGCTGGCGTGCGGGAACGCCTTCATCCTGAAACCCAGCGAGAAGGACCCCAGCGCCAGTCTCTTCATCGCGGACCTGCTGCAGCGCGCGGGCCTGCCGGACGGCGTGTTCACCGTCATTCACGGCGACAAGGTGGCCGTGGACGCCATTCTGGAGCACCCCGGCATCGCTGCCGTGAGCTTTGTCGGGTCCACCCCGATCGCCCGGTACATCTACCGGAAGGGCACCGAGCACGGCAAGCGCGTGCAGGCGCTCGGCGGCGCGAAGAACCACATGCTGGTCCTGCCGGACGCGGACGTCAGCATGGCGGCCGACGCTGCCGTGAGCGCCGCGTACGGCAGTGCCGGGGAGCGCTGCATGGCGATCAGCGTCGTGCTGGCTGTCGGCGATGTGGCGGACGAACTGGTGGACGCCATCGCGTCGCGCCTGCCTGCCCTGAAGGTCGGGCCGGGCAGCGACGCCGCGAACGAGATGGGGCCACTGATCTCCCGCGAGCACCGCGACAAGGTCGCCGGGTACATCGGCAGTGCTGCCGGGCAGGGCGCGAAGATCGTGGTGGACGGCCGGGAACAGCAGTTCGCCGGGAACGGCTTCTTCCTGGGCGTGTCACTGCTCGACCACGTCACGCCCGACATGGACGCGTACCGCGACGAGATCTTCGGGCCGGTCCTGTGCGTGGTGCGCGTCCCCAGCTACGAGGCGGGCCTGAAGCTCATCAACGACAACGAGTTCGGGAACGGCACGGCCATCTTCACGCGGGACGGCGGGGCGGCCCGGCAGTTCCAGTTCGACTGCCAGGTCGGCATGGTCGGCGTGAATGTCCCGATCCCCGTGCCCGTCGCGTACTACAGCTTCGGCGGCTGGAAGGCCAGCCTGTTCGGGGACACGCACATGTACGGCCCGGACGGCATCAAGTTCTACACGCGCACCAAGGTCATCACGTCCCGCTGGCCCGACCCTGCCAGCAGCCGGGTGGACCTGGGCTTTCCGCAGAACCGCTGACCGGGGGCGCGCCTGCCCGGCAGGTTTAGGGCGGGCGCATCCCGGTGCGGCACCCGCGTGGTCGTGGGGTCATGGTAATGAGGCGTTGTAGCGGTGGATGAAGAGCCACACGAGCATCTCCAGATGG includes the following:
- the cutA gene encoding divalent-cation tolerance protein CutA — translated: MSLVVLITVPEDQARDLARTLVRERLAGSVNVLSGSHSVYVWEGDVSEDTESLLLVKTTRERYGALQARVRELHPYQIPEILALDTVQELPEFSAWLRGVLPV
- a CDS encoding DUF1697 domain-containing protein is translated as MPLPSRPPVPPATRPAPLHVALLRGINVGGHRRVTMPALKAVLAGLDLQDARTHVQSGNVVFRAHCPDAGTLEGALADAFGFPVGVTLRTREEWLAARHGNPYHAQALADGTRVHLACLSSEPDAEGLASLLAVPRGPDDWTLSGRTLYLHLPNGMARTRLDHGTLERRLGVQVTVRNWRTVDALAILLGP
- a CDS encoding DsbA family oxidoreductase, with protein sequence MTAPLSTLTDSATLPRITVDIWSDIACPWCYIGKRRFEQALGQFPQAAQVDVVWHSFELDPTAPAVNPVGMRDGLAMKYGTSTDKAQGMLDSMTATAAQEGLEYHFERASLANTFQAHQVIHLAARHGLQDAMKERLLKAYMTEGETLSDTDTLVRLAGQVGLDAQEVRDALDAQTYAQAVRQDEAQARAYGIQGVPFFVLGGKYGVSGAQDPATLRGALEQVWNEIAPQPAPLQLLGTPDAADGCEDGSCAVPSLKD
- a CDS encoding aminotransferase class III-fold pyridoxal phosphate-dependent enzyme, which encodes MPEAHPDTHEVIQQNRDHTLFSWSVQTQTNPIHMTGGKGSHFYDGDGNTWLDFSSQLININVGHQHPAVLNAIKAQVDTMCFAGPSFATDVRATLGRKLREVTGLGKSFFTLGGSEANENAMKIARLYTGRDKIITRYRSYHGATMGSMTASGDPRRWPVEPGVPGIVRAFDPYCYRCPFGQQVDSCKRECVSHIEEIIQMEGPHTIAAIMVEGITGSNGLLVPPDDYYPKLRALCDKYGILLIDDEVMSGFGRTGTWLATQHYGIKPDIVTCAKGLTSGYMPLGAVVVTDAIAEYFETHFLAGGLTYSGHPVSLAAAVANLQVYEDEHLFEHTRELGAYLGQRLEAMKARYACVGDVRYKGLFSVLELVKDKVTREPLAPFNGTSPEMGRLAAHIKSKHVYAYSRFNFLWVCPPLVVTREELDAGLAVYEEALALVDQLIGAPVAAD
- a CDS encoding CoA-acylating methylmalonate-semialdehyde dehydrogenase, whose protein sequence is MTDTAIKPAPINHWLNGKLTPGTSGRSARVFNPATGEVQGLVDLASVEEIGAAVEAATAAAARWRTVPLSRRAEIMFRFRALLDAGRDDLARILTREHGKVHADALGEIARGIENVDFACGIPNLLKGGYSEGASTGVDVYSIQQPLGVVAGITPFNFPAMVPLWMIANALACGNAFILKPSEKDPSASLFIADLLQRAGLPDGVFTVIHGDKVAVDAILEHPGIAAVSFVGSTPIARYIYRKGTEHGKRVQALGGAKNHMLVLPDADVSMAADAAVSAAYGSAGERCMAISVVLAVGDVADELVDAIASRLPALKVGPGSDAANEMGPLISREHRDKVAGYIGSAAGQGAKIVVDGREQQFAGNGFFLGVSLLDHVTPDMDAYRDEIFGPVLCVVRVPSYEAGLKLINDNEFGNGTAIFTRDGGAARQFQFDCQVGMVGVNVPIPVPVAYYSFGGWKASLFGDTHMYGPDGIKFYTRTKVITSRWPDPASSRVDLGFPQNR